GCGATGTTTCTGTATTAACACCTGAATTGAAAGCAAATTCAACGATGGGCGAAGTTGAAGCTAAGAATATAAAACGGACTCGTAAAGAAACTACTAACAATACTCAAAATATGGAACGGATTGCTAAGATGGATAGtatcaagaagaaagtaCCTCCTATATCATATGATGAACCTGAcccaaatattattattattaatagtgAAAGTGAGGATGCGAGTGAGAGTTCTTTTGATGACAGAAGACAGAAACGGGTACaaacaagaaatgattTGCCAAATGAAGCTTTCATAAATGTGGATTCGAATGGTATTTATAAAAGTTCGACTAATTTGAAGGCATTACAAGATTTTAATGCCCTCGCTGCTGCTTATGATGCTAAAGGTAAGAAAGGTAGGAAAAACAAAGGTGGTCAGCAAGACGGTAACCTTGTTGGTGGATTTGATCCCGCTAAGGATAGCAACAATCGTCCCGGAGAACGTAAAGGAAGACTTGCTTTTGGTTCAAGAATTAATAACAATCCTGGTAACTTGGAGGGAAGGTTAGGTTCTAGTAAAAAAGCAAATACCAATAACCGTCCAGGTAAATCAGCTGGCGGTAGGTCTGTTCCAGGTATGAGTGGTAGTATTAACAAAACTCTTGGTTTAAAAGCTGGGCTCGATCCAAGCAAAGACAGTAACAATCGCGGTGGTGAGAAAGTCCCCagtagtaataatagtacACGTTACGATAAAGAAGCTTCTGAAAAATTGTATGCATTACTGGGGAAGTCTAATATGTGTCCAGAATATGAAACAACAAATGAAGGTGATGGATTTTATACTGTATGTCGCATTAAGGGAATGGGTATAACAATCGGTGAAGGTTCGGGTAgaagtaaaaaaatatctcAACACATTGCAGCAGGAAATGCTCTTCGAAACAAAGAagttaaaaaattattgtcAAGATAAATACATGCATTACATTCGATCATACCCGCTAGCTCTATGTAAAATTTACGTaatgtttgtttatttgctataaagaaggaaaaggTGAGTTAATGTTCATTAAAATACTGTCATTTATTCTATCGTTTATTGgattttatataatattaaaaactATGTGACAAATGTTCTATTCTTTGACGGTTCATAACTCGAAGAATTCaaacttttttttcagTTAAACTTAGATTGTTTCAACGGAAACGTTCTTACCATTATTAGCGGATGATTCTAAGAAGGCAGCGACACATGCTAAATGATGGAAAGTTGCTCTTGGAGAACTTTTGATTAAGGATTTATCATTCTTGGAGACAGCTTCGTGgaaattcaagaattctGGGTTAACACCAAAGgattcatctttttcaaCTTGGAAGATTTCTTCCTTACCAGCATTTTCAATGGAATCACCGATCCTAACTTTGACAAGTGGTTGAGTCTTGTCAGATAATTCTACAGTAACAGTACCATTTTTACCgtaaatctttaaaaagaCAGATTTTTCAGTGGCACCAAAAGCAGAACCGTATGTGAAACTACCGataacattattatctcTCATTTTAACAGTTGAGAACACAATATCATCAGCACCAGATTCTGGACGGACTTGCTTTGTTAAAGCAGAAACAGATTCGAATTCACCAAGTAAAGCAGTGACTAAAGCCAATTGATGCACACCACCGTCTGAAAGGAACCCACCAATATGTTCTGGATTTTGTCTCCATGAGGTagctaaatatttattagtaGATACGAATGGTCCAGTAGAATTATGAGTAAATGCAACGATTGGACCAATTCTttctaattgtttcaaTGCTAATTTAATACAAGTCAAATATAACCAATTTTCAGCAATGGCGATTGGTAAATCCGAAGCGTCAGAGAGTTGAACGATTTCTCTTGCTTGCGCCATAGTGGCAGCAATAGGTTTTTCCAATAAAATTGGTTTGTTAACCTCGATAGCTTTCTTGACAGCAGAAAGATTGAATTGAGCTGGCAATAAAGCATCGAtaaaagaaacatttttatcattcatGATTTCATCTAAGTTATCATAAACTTTATCATCTGGGATACCAGCAATCTTGGCAAATTCTTGAGCCTTACTCTTAGTTCTGTTGAACGCAGCAACAACTTTGAAATCGTTTGGATATTCTTGGTAGGATGGTAAATGTCTATCTCTAGCAAAGATACCAGTTCCGACGATACCGACGTTTAACACAGGAGCCATTTTTGTATGaagttttcttttctgtAGTTATATTTCTTGGGGTTCAAGAATATTCTCGAGTAATATGTCTATATCTTAAGAAGGACAAGAGATCTTGGAAAAAGTACTAAACCCATGATGAAAACATGCCAagttatttatatatatataagtgCTGTTTTGTGTATAAATTAAAGGAACCACGTAATGTCGACAAGAAAACAACGTCAAAAGTATAACCCCGTTGAAAAGTAAAACTTTCAGCAGTTGAAGTGGGGAAGGGGGGGGGGATTTTATAGTTGGCTCTATTCTGATCCCTTCCCACGGCTTTTTCTGCGTCGGGCCCCTTTACCCCGGGATTATATTCTTGAACAAAATGGACTTTAGGACCGGTGTCGTTATCTCCTGTCTTTACAACCGCTTATCTCCTGGCACAAATATAAGCAATTTTGGAATTCTTCAAGTACGATAACTATGATACAGGTCATCACGAGCGTCACCCCCAAGTATGGTACCCGGTGTGTTTTCCTATGTTAGAGTTTCTTATTTTACAAAGAGCCATTGAACATCATCTGAGGGAACCGATAAGTTAAGAGAAACTATGTTTATAGTAATGGGATTCGGGAAGGTATTATCTCTTTTTTGTcataaatttgataatgataatgtaTATTTCTTGATGCTCTATAACGATATTGTTGACGATTTTGGGTTCTCTTTATGTAGATACATTGAAAGTTATCAATTCAATGTAGTCTATATAAGTTTTTTCGGTTATCATTTGACATACCTACCAGCTTGATATATATGGTTCCAACGGTAGATCATCTATGAAAGAATTATCTAAGTTAAAACATACCTTACTTTCTACATttgttttgaataatataatatgataGATCTATTATGTATGATTATTTTAAGTAAGGAAGTGATGAAAAATGTCTTATCGGGCTTATATTTTACTTTGACTTCCTAAAGTGAAGTTGCAATAATGATCTATAGTAAAAagtacatatatatatatatatatatatattccatttctttcttttcaattcgTTGAATTTAGAAAGACAATACCACTCTTTAGATATTCTTTTGTGATGTTGATTCAGTTGCTCTAACCATAACCTAGGTCTATAGACTTAAGAACGGGGTAATATATACTGAATACTAGTGGTACCCTGTTCAGGTATAACGAGAATCATAATAAAGtctattatttaatatgTGACACGCAGAGCTTGACGatcatcattcaataaCTACTAGTGACAACTTTACAACCGAAGCTACTCATAGAACGTTACCAATCCTAGAACCTTTAGGTAATCACCTAATTAACTTCTCtgcttattatataaaataagtAACTCAACCTAGacctatatatattatacctGAGCGTTATTGATAATCTAAGTATGAAGACAGTTCACGTTGTTGGAGATGGTGTATATTTACCAGATATGCCCCTGGGGACATTCTGCTCCTCTCCCTCTTATAGGTGAGAGTAATATCTAACTATGTAAAATGTATATGGAAGAAAAGTCCTCGCTTATATACTTGTAAAATTTAACAGCACATCACATCACATCGTGTATACGGCATGATTTAATATACGTATTAAATTCCAGCAAACgtattaaaaaataaccCTGAACTGTCAGTAGTCAATAAAGTACATCTGACATCTCTGTGAcatgaattattttgaatttgaaaaaccCTTTAAGAtcatgaaatatatattcaaattttgtttactttttgCTCAAAGATAAATATTCCGTGTTTGATGATTAAAATTACAATATAAAATCAAGATTAATACTAAGAACTGAATGTAGAGGTAAACGAAATGTTCTCAAATGACAAGAATTAGGCAATAAGAAAACCTAATTCGTAGAGAAATAGATCGACGATTTGTGTCCATATATTCTTTCCATATCAAGCTATGCCTAGAAAGTTGAAAAGAACacatttattttcaaaagatgtcagttctttattatatgcGTATGGTGATATCCCTCATCCATTACCACAATCTATCCAATGTCTAGATGAATTGGTTTCATCATACCTGGTCGATATTTGTCACGTAGCATATCAAACTGCCAAAAACTCTCAGAGGAATAAAGTTAAACTTGAAGACTTTAAGTTTGCTGTACGAAATGATGCAACAAAATTAGGCAGAGCTGAAGAATTGATAGCGACGAACAAATTAATCACAGAAGCGAAAAAACAATTTAACGAAACTGATAgtaattctttgaaaagataCAGGGAAGAAGAGTTTGAAgaaggtgatgatgatgaagatctGGAAGGAAACGACatggaagatgaaaatgaacatCAAGGTTCCACAGGTAAATTACATTCAAGTACCAAAAAGAAAGCAAGAATGATAACGAAACCCAGGACGACAAAGGCAAACAAGAGTTCCAAAAAGGTTAAAGTTGATAAATGATGGAGGTACTGAAAAGCCTAACGAATTACTTTGTAGAACGTCATTGATTCCTTGTTCGCTAAAATATGTACATTAACGCACCAACTGGGTAAAGCACTATTATCAAGTGAGCCTCTATAGTTTTGCAATTGCCAGCGTTATTCTTCCCTTTATCTGGACAAGTTCATGAAGGAAGTGCGTTGACTACGTAAAGGTATTAATATGGATAGTCGAATATAGggaatattaataatgtaatattatttctctATATCTTTAAACTACGtatattgatatttactttttacacaaaaacaaatatacCGActagattattattatgcGATATCTATTACTTATATATCAAACTTCTGATCCTTCACCTGTCTCTTTGTCGTTAtctattgaatatttagtttatataatattggattctcttccttttcattcaaGTAATTAGCGACaccaataaatttattcCATAGTTTATTCATATTAACTAATAGTAATTTCCAAAGGTTTCTTGGTAAATCCAGATAACTTCTCCAAATGAATCTAAAGGCTTCCATAACGTTTGCTATTTCAGTATTCCATGCCTTTTTCCATTTATTCTCAGATTTAATTATAGGCGTGgtattttttgattttgaattaGATGTAGTagtttgtttctttatgtattttttttctggTAACTTCAAATCAGCGAATTTCACTGGTTCCTTTTCGTCTTCTAATAACTTGTTAACATCTCTTTTTGTTATTTCCTCTTGCTCAGCATTTGAAGAGCtgaaattattgttaatatAATCTTTGGCACCTTTTAATAGtctgaaaaaattatttttaccaAATATAAAACTTGCATTTGGATTCTCCTTTGTCTTGAGATTgttcatatttttattatacatTCTTTCGAAACTGTTTATTGCTTCAATGGCTTGTGATAATCTGTCAAAAGTATTTAACAAAGCAATCAATTCATATTTAGTTAATTTATCCACAACATTTTGTCttgattcttcatcagcTTCATCGAATTCAAACAAGATTTTCAAACTTGTTGCGTAACCAGTAGTTTGAACTTTCCCCCATAATCTGCAAGTATCACAATCAACACAATCCATTATCTTGGTGACATTTTTGAAACGGGATCtaaattcatcttttaaaGAATAATCTAAATCATTTTTGAACAAAAGATCTTCTTGGAAGATATTACTATCCAATTGAGATGTtatgttaataattttaccCTTAACGTCattatcatattcattacaaaaatctaaatgtttcaaaaatggCATAATTTTCCATAAAGATTTTGCAACTACAGCATAATTGAAATAAATGTTTGTAATTCTATCAGGGAAATTACCGACTCTTGACATAAAGAATTCCAAATTGGGTCCCCATTGACCAGTTTCACTATTTAACATTTCATTTGAGATATGAACTCCAATAGATGCGTGTAAACCTGAGACCAATCTATAAAACGCATCCTTTGCCAAACATTTCCCTTGAGTATCCATAGAGAAACAATTTTCACCATAGATATGTTTCCAAATATTAGCAGATTGTTGACCACCATATCCAGTGAATCTTTCTGGGTTTTTAGTTAAGTCTATCAATACCGATTCTTtactttcaaattcattcaCATCACaataatcaatatcattttgcatatattgtaatttcttattatcattacatAATTGATCCAAGAAGGAACAGTCAGTAACtaaatcttcatcactTGAATTGGAAGGATCTTTCAATTCACTCAAATGTTCTGGTTGCCAATATTCGGGTAACTTGGACCAATCTTCCACGATATCGATGGAACAACTACCATCTGTACAAAGTCTATTACTATCATCCCAAAATGGACATTGTTTATAGATGtctaatttgaaatacTTAAAGAAATCAGTATTTACTAAAGATTGTAAGTCATTCcttatattttcattaatgttATTGATTTCTTGGAAAGTGATGTTACAACTTGTGCTGACGGTTGAATCCTTTTCAACTTTACAGAAGGGAGTGGAATCtgaaattatttcattGGCTTTGCTACTAGAAAAAGTTGATTCAGTGGCGTTTCCTTGGGCATATGCAGATGAAGTAGCGCTGGTGAAAACCAGCATCCCTGTTGACAGCGAGcataaatttattaaagaagtACCGAGCTTCATGGTTATATACGATATAACAGTACCGGTTAGATGGTTTCTTGGAAGTTTTTTGGTTTTTAATATGTAATTTTTAAGAATATATCACTatttatatgtatatatatatatatatatagtattaCAGGTTTCTGATCCTCGAGAGCAGACCTCGATGAGAGTGGCAAAGCGCCAAGTTTATACTTTAGCgcttttctttttcaaattacgTGTGTTCTTCCCTCCCTCCACGGGCCGCGGAAGTTAATTCTTACTAATCATACACGTGACTGGATTTTGTTCTGGAAGGTTTcagaataataaaacagGCACTTCAATACTTACTATTTactttgttgttgttgttgttgttaatTTGTTTTCCTAATTAATTATGTGATGGTAGATGGTGATGTATTATATACGACTTCCTCTTCTTACAAAGCTTCCAACCTATCGTTAATCTCTTGAGATGTTAGCTTCTTGAATCTTGGACCTTTATCTGTTGGAACCCCAGTGTAGCCTAGCATTTCTGGGTTCTCATCTCCTATAACGGCAATCTCAATGGTATCACCATTAAACTCACCTTCCACAGATTCCTTCAAAGTCAATAATGCGATATGAATAgcatcttctaattctaaCTCATCATTCCATCTTTTCTCTAAGAATGTCTTTGCTGCAACGGATCCTTTACCAATAGCGGTGGCCTTCCAAGGGAAATATGAACCTGATGGATCTACTTGATATAAACTGAACCCTCTATGTTCATCATGGCCTGCCACTAACAAGGAAACACCAAATGGCCTAACACCACCAGATTGTGTAGCTTCTTGCATAATTTTCGCGATTTCAGAAACAAGTAACTTAGTTGGTGGATATTCTccatatattcttttataatTAGAATGAGCCACTTTCCTTGATTTATCTACTAAGACTCTATAATCTGGTCCCATCCCAGAGTAAACTGCACCAATGTCTGGTGTTATAAGTTCCACTTTAGATAAAGTTTCTGTTAATGCCAATGGAGAGgatgatttcttttctgtCGCAATAACAATCCCATTGGTTGCCTTGATACCAATTGATGTGACACCTTGATTTACTGCGGTCAAGGCATAATCAATTTGACCTAATTTACCACTTGGTGAAAACGTGGTTAATGAAAACGAATATCTGTCAGCCATTAGTTAATATGATGTGTGTATTTTTGTTGCTAATGTTAAAGGGACTAGTCCACGATAGTAGTTCTTAATTGTTTGTAGGAGTTGGCTCTTATTAGTCTGTAGAGTGAGCCACTATCtgttttttcctttgtataaccattttttgttatatGGAAACTACTACCTTAACATATTCCTAAAGCAACTTTTCGCCACCTCGATTCCCAATTCTATAGATTCCTTGTTAAGTATTTTCCGACCCACTAATTTTGTACGGGTAGTTTCGTCAATTTAGAGAAGACGACGCCAGTAAAGACATGATAAGGTTACGTTAACCACCATTACTACATCAAACCAAACCAAGCTATTTTACCAAGGACCTTAGGTGCTCAGcttataatgaaattttatttcagTCAATAAACCACTACCAATAGGTACTGATAACTTATCCTCTGTTTTCATAtctaaaaaaaagataagGATCCCAAACATCATGTACGAGCTATTAGCATGGTAGTATGTTGAATTAAATCCTTCCCATTTTTGAACAATATAACTAGACTGCCTAATGTAATACCAAACGGTCGTTTGTAATATATAATCGTTATCCGAACAAAGAGagatgatttgaattataagttaaaaagaataatataaattatatatgtatatatgtacaGGTATTTGGAGGGAATATTCCCACTTGGTAATAGTCTCGATTTGTTGAAAGTAATGGTAAGTTGTCTATGCGTCTGATTGAAGGATATTTCTTCACGAGCATTTTTTCCGTAAACAATGAATGAGTTTTCATTTTACTTTAACTTTCtttaaatcaattactTAGGGGTATTACTGTTTATCGCTTCAGGAGATTCCTTCTGTGTAACTTGTTTTTCATATCGTTTACCATTCATATATAATGTATATGCTAATGCACCTGACATATAAAGAGTACCACCAACTAAAGTAAGTACAGTTAGACGATGTAATGTGTCAGTTACTCTAGTGTACCATGCATATCTTGCCATTTTTCCTTCAGGGATTTAGTTTgtataatttaattaatcTGCCACTTTTATTCGACCAGAGTGTTGCTGTTTCCAATCAAGGGGAGATATTATAAAATAGAGTTAGGAAGTCATTGTTTTAACATT
The Naumovozyma dairenensis CBS 421 chromosome 5, complete genome DNA segment above includes these coding regions:
- the TAF13 gene encoding Taf13p (similar to Saccharomyces cerevisiae TAF13 (YML098W); ancestral locus Anc_8.878), which codes for MPRKLKRTHLFSKDVSSLLYAYGDIPHPLPQSIQCLDELVSSYLVDICHVAYQTAKNSQRNKVKLEDFKFAVRNDATKLGRAEELIATNKLITEAKKQFNETDSNSLKRYREEEFEEGDDDEDLEGNDMEDENEHQGSTGKLHSSTKKKARMITKPRTTKANKSSKKVKVDK
- the COX14 gene encoding Cox14p (similar to Saccharomyces cerevisiae COX14 (YML129C); ancestral locus Anc_8.868), which produces MARYAWYTRVTDTLHRLTVLTLVGGTLYMSGALAYTLYMNGKRYEKQVTQKESPEAINSNTPK
- the NDAI0E00130 gene encoding uncharacterized protein (similar to Saccharomyces cerevisiae YMR315W; ancestral locus Anc_3.0); this encodes MAPVLNVGIVGTGIFARDRHLPSYQEYPNDFKVVAAFNRTKSKAQEFAKIAGIPDDKVYDNLDEIMNDKNVSFIDALLPAQFNLSAVKKAIEVNKPILLEKPIAATMAQAREIVQLSDASDLPIAIAENWLYLTCIKLALKQLERIGPIVAFTHNSTGPFVSTNKYLATSWRQNPEHIGGFLSDGGVHQLALVTALLGEFESVSALTKQVRPESGADDIVFSTVKMRDNNVIGSFTYGSAFGATEKSVFLKIYGKNGTVTVELSDKTQPLVKVRIGDSIENAGKEEIFQVEKDESFGVNPEFLNFHEAVSKNDKSLIKSSPRATFHHLACVAAFLESSANNGKNVSVETI
- the ERO1 gene encoding ER oxidoreductin (similar to Saccharomyces cerevisiae ERO1 (YML130C); ancestral locus Anc_8.877), encoding MKLGTSLINLCSLSTGMLVFTSATSSAYAQGNATESTFSSSKANEIISDSTPFCKVEKDSTVSTSCNITFQEINNINENIRNDLQSLVNTDFFKYFKLDIYKQCPFWDDSNRLCTDGSCSIDIVEDWSKLPEYWQPEHLSELKDPSNSSDEDLVTDCSFLDQLCNDNKKLQYMQNDIDYCDVNEFESKESVLIDLTKNPERFTGYGGQQSANIWKHIYGENCFSMDTQGKCLAKDAFYRLVSGLHASIGVHISNEMLNSETGQWGPNLEFFMSRVGNFPDRITNIYFNYAVVAKSLWKIMPFLKHLDFCNEYDNDVKGKIINITSQLDSNIFQEDLLFKNDLDYSLKDEFRSRFKNVTKIMDCVDCDTCRLWGKVQTTGYATSLKILFEFDEADEESRQNVVDKLTKYELIALLNTFDRLSQAIEAINSFERMYNKNMNNLKTKENPNASFIFGKNNFFRLLKGAKDYINNNFSSSNAEQEEITKRDVNKLLEDEKEPVKFADLKLPEKKYIKKQTTTSNSKSKNTTPIIKSENKWKKAWNTEIANVMEAFRFIWRSYLDLPRNLWKLLLVNMNKLWNKFIGVANYLNEKEENPILYKLNIQ
- the PRE8 gene encoding proteasome core particle subunit alpha 2 (similar to Saccharomyces cerevisiae PRE8 (YML092C); ancestral locus Anc_8.871) → MADRYSFSLTTFSPSGKLGQIDYALTAVNQGVTSIGIKATNGIVIATEKKSSSPLALTETLSKVELITPDIGAVYSGMGPDYRVLVDKSRKVAHSNYKRIYGEYPPTKLLVSEIAKIMQEATQSGGVRPFGVSLLVAGHDEHRGFSLYQVDPSGSYFPWKATAIGKGSVAAKTFLEKRWNDELELEDAIHIALLTLKESVEGEFNGDTIEIAVIGDENPEMLGYTGVPTDKGPRFKKLTSQEINDRLEAL